In Streptomyces paludis, the genomic stretch CTCATCACGACGGGCGTGGTGCTGGGCCTCTTCGTCGCCTACTCGCTGTGGTGGACGAACGTCCTGGCCGACCGCGAGGCATCGAAGCAGGGCGACGACGTACGCGACCACTGGGCGCGGGAGGACGGCGGCGGTGGCGGCGGGAAGAACACGCCCAGGTCCTACGACGAGGCGGACGGCATCGGCTTCCTCCATGTCCCGGCGCTGGGCGGCAGCGAGATCCTGGTCAAGAAGGGCACCAGCACCGAGCTGCTGAACAACGGGATCGCCGGCTACTACACGGATCCGGTCAAGTCCGCCCTCCCCTGGGACAAGAAGGGGAACTTCACGCTGGCCGCGCACCGCGACGGGCACGGCGCGCGGTTCCACAACATCCACAAGATCCGGACGGGCGATCCGGTCGTCTTCGAGACGCGCGACACCTGGTACATCTACAAGGTCTACAAGGAGCTGCGGCAGACGTCGAAGTACAACGTCGACGTCCTGATGCCGGTGCCCAAGGAGTCGGGCAAGACCAAGCCGGGCCGCTATCTGACCCTGACGACCTGCACGCCGATCTACACCTCGGACTACCGCTACATCGTCTGGGCCGAGCTGGACCGTACGCAGAAGGTCGACAAGCAGCGGACGCCGCCGCCGGAGCTGCGCTGAGCTGAGCTGAGCTGATACGAAGAGGCCCTGTCCGCCACCACCGTTGACCGGTGGGGGGACAGGGCCTCTCGGCTGCCCGCTGCGGGGGCCGGGGCCTCAGCCGAACAGGCCGCCGCCGCCGTTGTTTCCGCCGCCGTTGTTGCCGTTATTTCCGTTGTTCCCGTTGTTGTTGTCGTTGTTGCCGTTCTGGCTGCCGAAGACCTTGAGAGCGACGGTGTCACCCTTGTTGACCTCGGTGCCGGAGCCCGGGTCGGTGCTGAGCACGCGGGCGTCGTCCGGGGTGCCGTCCGGGACGGAGACCTGGAGGCCGAGGGCCTGGAGCTGGTTCCGTGCCTCCGAGACCGTCGGGAACCGGAAGTCGGGGATGGTGACCTTCTCGGGCTCCTCCTGCTTCGGGCCGTTGGAGATCTCCAGGGAGACCTGACTGCCCTTCTCCGCCTTCGAGTTGCCCGACGGGGTCTGCTTGACGACACTTCCCGCCGGCTGATCCGAGTCGACCTGGGTCGGCGAGACGGTGAAGCCGAGGCCGGTCAGCTGCGACTGAGCGTCGGTCAGCGCGTTGCCGGTCACGTCGGGCACGGTGACCTTGGCCTGCTTGGCGATCGTCAGCGTGACCGTGGTGCCCTTCTCGACGTCCTTGCCGCCTTCGGGGTCCTGGCGCAGGACCGTCCCCGGGGTGGCGCTGTCCGACTCCTCCTCCTCGGTCTTGACGACGAAGCCGTCCCGTTCGAGGTTGTCGGTCGCGCTCTGCTGCTGCTTCTCGGTGACGTCCGGGACCTTGACCGTCGGAGCGCCCTCCGAGACGACGACCTCAATGGTCTCGCCCGCGTCCACCTTGCCGGTTTCGGGGCTCTGGCTGCAGATGGAGCCCTTGGGGACGTCGCAGCGCTTGGAGTCGGACTCCTTGATCTTGAGGTCCGCGTTGGTCGCGAGCGTCTCGGCCTCGGCGAGCGTCTTGCCGACGAGCTGCGGGACATCCACCTGGTTGACCTTGTCGCCGTCGCTGCCGTAGAGCGCCTTGCCGATGAGGATCGCGCCGACGAGCACCAGTATCCCGGCGACCGCGAGGAGCACGGTCGAGGTGCTGGACTTCTTCTGGTTGCCGCGGCGGCGGGCCGGGCGGTCGTCGTAGCCGTCGTAACCGCCGTCGTCCGGGTTCATCGGCGGGATCAGCGAGGTCGGGGCGCCGTGGTGGCCTTGGTGCATCGCGGTCGTCGGCTGGTCGCCGTAGCCGCCGTCGTAGCCGACCGCGCCCATGGCGGCGGTGGCGGCCACGGGCTGGCCGTCGAGGCACGCCTCAATGTCGGCGCGCATCTCGTCGGCCGACTGGTAGCGGTACTCCCGGTCCTTGACGAGCGCCTTGAGGACGATCGCGTCCATCTCGGGCGTGATCTCGGGGTCGAAGACGCTCGGCGGCTGCGGCTCCTCCCGTACGTGCTGATACGCGACCGCGACCGGGGAGTCCCCGATGAAGGGCGGCCGGACGGTCAGCAGCTCGTACAGCAGGCAGCCGGTGGAGTAGAGGTCGGAGCGCGCGTCGACCTGCTCGCCCTTCGCCTGCTCGGGCGAGAGGTACTGGGCGGTGCCGATGACGGCGGAGGTCTGGGTCATCGTCATACCGGAGTCGCCCATGGCGCGGGCGATGCCGAAGTCCATGACCTTGACCTGGCCGGTGCGGGTCAGCATGACGTTGGCCGGCTTGATGTCGCGGTGGACGATGCCGTTGCGGTGCGAGTACTCCAGCGCCTGGAGGATGCCGACCGTCATCTCCAGCGTGCGCTCCGGCAGCAGCCGGCGCCCGGAGTGCAGCAGCTCCCGCAGGGTCGAGCCGTCGACGTGCTCCATGACGATGTACGGGAGGGACACGCCGTCGACGTAGTCCTCACCGGTGTCGTAGACCGCCACGATCGCCGGGTGGTTGAGGGAGGCCGCGGACTGCGCCTCCCTGCGGAACCGGGCCTGGAACGACGGGTCGCGGGCGAGGTCCGCCCGCAGGGTCTTCACGGCTACCGAGCGGCCGAGCCGGGTGTCATGGGCGAGGTAGACCTCCGCCATGCCACCACGGCCGAGCACCGAGCCCAGCTCGTACCGGCCGCCGAGGCGACGCGCCTCTTCCATAACGTTCGAGCCCTCTCCGTCAGTCCCCGACCGCACCGACGTGTGGTCCGGCGGTGTGCTGCTGGCGCCTACGGTACCGGGCACGCCGGACGCGGTCGGCCCGTAACGGTCACCTGATATACGACCGGTATCGCAATGTGCAGGTATGGATGTGAGCCGTGACCGGTGTCACTGCTTGTCGACTACGGCCTTCATGACGTCCTTCGCGATCGGGGCCGCGAGGCCGCCGCCGGAGATGTCGTCGCGGTTGGCGCCCGAGTCCTCGACGACGACGGCGACGGCGACCGAGCCCTTGTCCGTCTTCGCGTACGAGATGAACCAGGCGTACGGGTTCTTGCTGTTGTTCTCGCCGTGCTGGGCGGTGCCGGTCTTGCCGCCGACCGTCACGTTGGGGATCTTGGCGTTCTTGCCGGTGCCGTCGTTGACGACCGTTTCCATGATGCTCTGGAGCATCTGCGCGTGCTCCTGGGTGAGCGGGCGGCTCAGCTCCTCGGGCTCGGTCTGGCTCAGGATGTCCACGCTGGGCGATTCGAGCCGCTCGACCATGTACGGCTTCATCAGCTTGCCGTCATTGGCGACGGCGGCGGCGATCATGGCCATCTGGAGCGGGGTGGCGCGGGTGTCGAACTGGCCGATGGAGGAGAGCGCCGTCTGGGAGACGTTCATCTCCTCGGGGAAGTACGAGGCGTTGGAACGGACCGGGGTGAACTGCTCGGCGTTGAAGCCGAACTTCTTGGCCGTCTCCAGCATCTTGTCCTTGCCGACGTCGGCGCCGAGCTTGCCGAAGACCGTGTTGCAGGACATACGGAGCGCTTCGCGCAGCGAGACGTCCTTGCAGGGGATGTTGTTCTCGTTGACCAGCGGGGTGGTGGTGCCCGGCATTATCCAGGGGAGCGGCGAGTCGGTCGCCGCGTCGACGTCCTTGACCACGCCGTGCTCCAGGCCGGCGGCCGCGGTCAGCACCTTGAAGGTGGAGCCGGGCGGGTAGGTCTCGCGGAGCGCCCGGTTGAGCATTGGGTCGTCGGGGTCGTTCTTCTTGTCGAGCGCGACCCACGCCTTGCTGTCCTTGTCGCTGTTGCCGGCGAACTTCGACGGGTCGTAGCTGGGGGTGGAGGCCAGGGCGAGGATCTTGCCGGTCTGCGGGTCGATCGCGGCCACGGCGCCCTTCTTCGTCCCGAGGCCCTCGTAGGCGGCCTTCTGGGCGGCGCCGCTCAGCGTCGTGACGACGTTGCCGCCCTTCTTCTCCTTGCCCGTGAACATGCCCAGGGTGTTGTCGAAGAAGAGCCGGTCGTCGCTGCCGGAGAGGACACCGTCCTCCAGCTTCTCGATCTGGCTGGCGTCGAACGCCTGCGAGGCGTAACCGGTGACGGGCGCCCACATGGGGCCGTCGACGTACGTCCGCTTGTAGACGAAGTCCGTGCTGTCGGTCTTGGTGGAGCCCGTGATGGGCTTGCCGTCGACGATGATGTTGCCGCGCTCGTGGGCGTACCGCTCGATGAGCACCCGGCGGTTGTACTTGTGTGTACTCAGCTCGTCCGCGCGTACGTAGGCGAGCCAGTTCTCCCGGAGCAGCAGGGCGAGCATCATGAGCCCGCAGAAGATCGCGATATGGCGCAGGGGCTTGTTCACGGTCGGACCACCTGGGTCATCTCGGCGTCGGGGGACGGGGCGGGGGCCGGCGCGGGGCGGCGCGCGGTGTCGCTGATACGGATGAGAATGCCGATCAGGGCCCAGTTGGCGAGGACGGAGGAACCGCCGTACGCGACGAACGGCATCGTCATACCGGTCAGCGGGATAAGGCCCAGAACGCCGCCGGCGACGACGAAGACCTGGATGGCGAAGGCGCCGGAGAGGCCGATGGCGAGGAGCTTGCCGAAGGGGTCGCGGGCGGCGAGGGCGGTGCGTACACCGCGCTCGATGATCAGCGCGTAGATCATCAGGAAGGCCATCGTGCCGGCCAGGCCCAGTTCCTCACCGACGGTGGTGAGGATGAAGTCGGCGTTGGCGGCGTACGAGATGAGGTCGGAGTTGCCCTGGCCGAGGCCCGTACCGAGGGTGCCGCCGGAGCCGAAGGACATCAGCGCCTGGCCGATCTGGTCGCAGGCGTCGCTGTCTCCGTAGCAGGAGAACGGGTCGAGCCAGGCGTTGACACGGGCCTGGACGTGCGGCTCGAAGGAGGCGACGGCGACGGCCCCGCCGACCGACATCAGCAGACCGAAGACGATCCAGCTGGTGCGCTCGGTGGCGACGTACAGCATCACCACGAAGAGACCGAAGAAGAGCAGCGAGGTGCCGAGGTCGGTCTCGAAGACCAGGATGAGGATCGAGACGCCCCAGATCGCGAGGATCGGTCCGAGGTCGCGGCCACGCGGCAGATAGAGGCCCAGGAAACGGCGGCTGGCGAGGGCCAGGGCATCCCGTTTGACCATCAAATAGCCGGAGAAGAAGATCGCGATGATGATTTTCGCGAACTCCCCTGGCTGGATGGTGAATCCGGCGATGTTGATCCAGATCTTCGCGCCGTTCACAGCCGGGAAGAACATGGGCAGGATCAGCAGGACGAGCGCGGCGGCCATCGAGATGTACGTGTAGCGCTGGAGGATGCGGTGATCCTTCAGCAGGATCAGCACCGCCGCGAAGAACGCGATCCCGATGGCCGAGTAGAGCAGCTGCTTGGGGGCGTCCGGGCTGAAGCCGCCTCGGAGGTTCGCCGCCCGGATCAGCCGCGGCGACTGGTCCAGCCGCCAGATCAGCACCAGCCCCAGTCCGTTGAGCAGTGTCGCCAGCGGCAGCAGCAGCGGGTCCGCGTACGGGGCGAATTTGCGCACCACGAGGTGCGCCACGCCCGCGAGCAGAGCGAGGCCGAGACCGTAACCGGCCATGCCCGCCGGGACTTTGCCGTTGAGCGCCAGTCCCACGTTCAGGTACGCGAACACCGGGATGGCGACGGCGAAGGCGAGCATGAACAGCTCGGTGTTGCGGCGGCTCGGTGCTTCGATCGCGCCGATGGTGGTCGTGTTGGTGACAACGCTCATGGTGGTGAAAGGCCCCCTACGGCCGGCTACTGCTGCTTACCGCAGTTCGAGACCACTTTCTGTTCATCCTCGGAGAGGCTGGGGCCAGCAGTGGGGGTCGCGGTTTTCGGCTTGATGTCGGTGGTGCGGGCCGAGACATTCGTACCGGTGGCGGTGCCCGCGCCGGTGGCGGTGCCCGTACCCGTGGTGCTGTCGGCACCGGGCGTGGTGCCCGGGTTGGGCGTGGTCTCCGTATCGGTGGTGCCTTCGGAGCCCTCCGTGCCGGTGACCGGCTTGGAGGACTGTTCGGCGGCGCGGCGCTGTTCGTCCTTCTCGCAGGCCGACGCCTGGGTGGCGAGTTCGTTGATCTTCTCCCGGCCGTCGGCGAGGCTGCCCTCGGCGATGGTGGCCTCGAC encodes the following:
- a CDS encoding FtsW/RodA/SpoVE family cell cycle protein gives rise to the protein MSVVTNTTTIGAIEAPSRRNTELFMLAFAVAIPVFAYLNVGLALNGKVPAGMAGYGLGLALLAGVAHLVVRKFAPYADPLLLPLATLLNGLGLVLIWRLDQSPRLIRAANLRGGFSPDAPKQLLYSAIGIAFFAAVLILLKDHRILQRYTYISMAAALVLLILPMFFPAVNGAKIWINIAGFTIQPGEFAKIIIAIFFSGYLMVKRDALALASRRFLGLYLPRGRDLGPILAIWGVSILILVFETDLGTSLLFFGLFVVMLYVATERTSWIVFGLLMSVGGAVAVASFEPHVQARVNAWLDPFSCYGDSDACDQIGQALMSFGSGGTLGTGLGQGNSDLISYAANADFILTTVGEELGLAGTMAFLMIYALIIERGVRTALAARDPFGKLLAIGLSGAFAIQVFVVAGGVLGLIPLTGMTMPFVAYGGSSVLANWALIGILIRISDTARRPAPAPAPSPDAEMTQVVRP
- a CDS encoding peptidoglycan D,D-transpeptidase FtsI family protein is translated as MNKPLRHIAIFCGLMMLALLLRENWLAYVRADELSTHKYNRRVLIERYAHERGNIIVDGKPITGSTKTDSTDFVYKRTYVDGPMWAPVTGYASQAFDASQIEKLEDGVLSGSDDRLFFDNTLGMFTGKEKKGGNVVTTLSGAAQKAAYEGLGTKKGAVAAIDPQTGKILALASTPSYDPSKFAGNSDKDSKAWVALDKKNDPDDPMLNRALRETYPPGSTFKVLTAAAGLEHGVVKDVDAATDSPLPWIMPGTTTPLVNENNIPCKDVSLREALRMSCNTVFGKLGADVGKDKMLETAKKFGFNAEQFTPVRSNASYFPEEMNVSQTALSSIGQFDTRATPLQMAMIAAAVANDGKLMKPYMVERLESPSVDILSQTEPEELSRPLTQEHAQMLQSIMETVVNDGTGKNAKIPNVTVGGKTGTAQHGENNSKNPYAWFISYAKTDKGSVAVAVVVEDSGANRDDISGGGLAAPIAKDVMKAVVDKQ
- a CDS encoding class E sortase; translation: MAASTDHDGRTGVPSPPPVPRPRGRGRIARVVSVFGELLITTGVVLGLFVAYSLWWTNVLADREASKQGDDVRDHWAREDGGGGGGKNTPRSYDEADGIGFLHVPALGGSEILVKKGTSTELLNNGIAGYYTDPVKSALPWDKKGNFTLAAHRDGHGARFHNIHKIRTGDPVVFETRDTWYIYKVYKELRQTSKYNVDVLMPVPKESGKTKPGRYLTLTTCTPIYTSDYRYIVWAELDRTQKVDKQRTPPPELR
- the pknB gene encoding Stk1 family PASTA domain-containing Ser/Thr kinase, with amino-acid sequence MEEARRLGGRYELGSVLGRGGMAEVYLAHDTRLGRSVAVKTLRADLARDPSFQARFRREAQSAASLNHPAIVAVYDTGEDYVDGVSLPYIVMEHVDGSTLRELLHSGRRLLPERTLEMTVGILQALEYSHRNGIVHRDIKPANVMLTRTGQVKVMDFGIARAMGDSGMTMTQTSAVIGTAQYLSPEQAKGEQVDARSDLYSTGCLLYELLTVRPPFIGDSPVAVAYQHVREEPQPPSVFDPEITPEMDAIVLKALVKDREYRYQSADEMRADIEACLDGQPVAATAAMGAVGYDGGYGDQPTTAMHQGHHGAPTSLIPPMNPDDGGYDGYDDRPARRRGNQKKSSTSTVLLAVAGILVLVGAILIGKALYGSDGDKVNQVDVPQLVGKTLAEAETLATNADLKIKESDSKRCDVPKGSICSQSPETGKVDAGETIEVVVSEGAPTVKVPDVTEKQQQSATDNLERDGFVVKTEEEESDSATPGTVLRQDPEGGKDVEKGTTVTLTIAKQAKVTVPDVTGNALTDAQSQLTGLGFTVSPTQVDSDQPAGSVVKQTPSGNSKAEKGSQVSLEISNGPKQEEPEKVTIPDFRFPTVSEARNQLQALGLQVSVPDGTPDDARVLSTDPGSGTEVNKGDTVALKVFGSQNGNNDNNNGNNGNNGNNGGGNNGGGGLFG